In Alkalihalobacterium alkalinitrilicum, a genomic segment contains:
- a CDS encoding carbon-nitrogen family hydrolase, whose protein sequence is MKIASVQLEIKDTETKQQRMDRVLSMIDELRDYDLITLPEVWATGYFTFDKYKEEAEELGGSFIQTFSEKAKELNVLLFAGSFIEKKEDRYYNTSILFGNDGSILATYRKVHLFRYGSKEGEILTRGEEPVVVETEFGKVGLTTCYDLRFPELYRKQVEMGAEILLVTSAWPHQRLAHWNLFNQVRALENQCFLISCNCVGKTKGVELAGNSKVVDPWGVVLASASTKEAILTAEIDTSVITQVRDDFPQLKHRVFCES, encoded by the coding sequence ATGAAAATTGCATCAGTCCAACTTGAAATTAAAGACACTGAGACGAAACAACAGAGAATGGACAGAGTTTTGTCTATGATAGATGAATTACGAGATTATGATTTAATTACTTTACCAGAAGTTTGGGCAACAGGTTATTTTACTTTTGACAAGTATAAAGAAGAAGCAGAGGAATTAGGCGGTTCTTTTATACAAACTTTTTCCGAAAAAGCGAAAGAATTAAACGTGTTGTTGTTTGCTGGTAGTTTCATAGAAAAAAAGGAAGACCGTTACTATAATACGAGTATTTTATTTGGTAATGATGGTTCGATCTTAGCGACGTATCGCAAAGTTCATTTATTTCGTTATGGCTCAAAAGAAGGTGAGATCCTCACTCGCGGTGAGGAACCCGTTGTCGTTGAAACGGAATTTGGGAAGGTAGGCCTCACCACTTGCTATGATCTGAGATTTCCTGAATTATATCGCAAACAAGTTGAAATGGGGGCTGAAATTCTACTCGTTACTTCAGCATGGCCGCACCAACGGTTAGCGCATTGGAATTTGTTTAATCAGGTGAGAGCTTTAGAAAATCAGTGCTTTTTAATTTCTTGTAATTGTGTTGGGAAAACAAAAGGGGTAGAGCTTGCTGGCAATAGCAAGGTCGTTGATCCTTGGGGTGTCGTATTAGCTTCGGCATCCACAAAAGAGGCAATATTAACAGCAGAAATTGATACTAGTGTCATTACGCAAGTAAGAGATGATTTTCCACAATTGAAACATCGTGTTTTCTGTGAAAGTTGA
- a CDS encoding TRAP transporter substrate-binding protein, whose product MAKKLWFLSVIIVSMLLAACGGGNSESANTTETNTETANTGTGSSEETINLKIANITQPVHSWNQSLEVFEESLQEQADGKFNLELFPGGQLGNEADMLQQLDQGNIDMMVITTAQLSEVSESFASWLMPFIVDTHEQAYDLWMSEESMNLFDSLSSYNVKGLGYLSSGFRWYLMRDEAIKLPDDLDRKSLRITPSPAKVEYYRALNVSPTPMPLTEVYTSLQQGVIDGVDIDSESIIPERLYETGKHLTPSNHIYWQGAILINSELWETLTEEDQEVINSAVTAAMNHNVEYLATSEAENLEKLTNEPGMSLYELDREAFQPFVDAIHENYAGKNSDIAAFLEKAAEIRGQ is encoded by the coding sequence ATGGCTAAAAAACTATGGTTTCTTTCAGTAATTATTGTGTCGATGCTTCTTGCGGCGTGTGGTGGTGGAAACAGTGAAAGCGCCAATACAACAGAGACTAACACGGAAACAGCAAACACTGGGACAGGTTCAAGTGAAGAAACGATTAATTTAAAGATTGCTAATATTACACAACCTGTACATTCATGGAATCAATCTTTGGAAGTCTTTGAAGAAAGCTTACAAGAACAAGCCGATGGAAAGTTTAATCTCGAATTGTTTCCTGGTGGACAGTTAGGAAATGAAGCAGATATGCTACAACAGTTAGATCAAGGGAATATCGATATGATGGTCATTACAACTGCTCAATTAAGTGAAGTATCTGAATCCTTTGCCTCATGGTTAATGCCATTTATCGTCGATACCCATGAACAAGCCTATGATTTGTGGATGAGTGAAGAATCTATGAATTTATTTGATAGTCTTTCGAGCTATAACGTTAAAGGGCTAGGATATTTATCTTCTGGGTTTAGATGGTACTTAATGAGAGACGAAGCCATCAAGTTACCAGATGATCTGGATCGAAAGAGTTTAAGAATTACACCAAGTCCTGCAAAGGTTGAATACTATCGCGCTTTAAACGTAAGTCCAACACCTATGCCGTTAACAGAAGTGTATACATCATTGCAACAAGGTGTTATTGATGGTGTAGACATTGACTCCGAGTCTATCATCCCAGAAAGACTATATGAAACAGGTAAACACTTAACGCCAAGTAACCACATTTATTGGCAGGGAGCTATCCTAATTAATTCTGAGTTGTGGGAAACGTTGACTGAAGAAGATCAAGAAGTCATTAACAGCGCTGTCACAGCAGCTATGAATCATAATGTTGAATACCTAGCAACGAGTGAAGCAGAAAACTTAGAGAAGCTAACGAATGAACCAGGAATGTCTTTATATGAGCTAGACAGAGAGGCGTTTCAACCATTTGTTGATGCCATTCATGAAAATTATGCAGGTAAAAATTCTGATATAGCAGCTTTTCTTGAAAAAGCAGCAGAAATTAGAGGTCAATAA
- a CDS encoding TRAP transporter small permease, with protein sequence MMNFLGKILNHMSNYTEKVVVGLSLIGIIALTINLIVAVVFRYIFKAPIYFANELSLFLFGMITFLGGSLGVKRSTLASVTFIVDKLKGVSKNIVVLFIQFNILAFGILIFYFSYFWITDKNILNQMASTMAIPLWVPYSIIPVSMIFIIIFSLDNIYKGLAGREKTHV encoded by the coding sequence ATGATGAATTTTCTAGGAAAAATATTAAACCATATGAGTAACTATACAGAAAAGGTCGTTGTGGGATTAAGTTTAATCGGAATCATAGCTCTTACAATAAACTTAATTGTTGCCGTCGTTTTTCGTTATATTTTCAAAGCGCCCATATACTTTGCTAATGAGTTATCGTTGTTTTTATTTGGAATGATTACTTTTTTAGGTGGAAGTTTAGGGGTGAAGAGATCGACTTTAGCATCCGTTACTTTTATTGTAGATAAACTCAAAGGAGTTTCGAAAAATATCGTAGTGCTATTTATTCAATTCAATATTCTAGCATTTGGTATATTAATCTTTTACTTCAGCTATTTCTGGATTACAGATAAAAATATTCTTAATCAGATGGCTTCAACGATGGCTATTCCCTTATGGGTTCCTTATTCGATCATTCCTGTTTCGATGATTTTTATTATTATTTTTAGCCTCGATAATATTTATAAAGGTCTAGCTGGAAGGGAGAAGACTCATGTTTAA
- a CDS encoding TRAP transporter large permease, with amino-acid sequence MFNTALFFILLFLGVPIAFVLGISSIIYIVTTGNVGILNSLPQRMFNGVQNFGLLAIPMFVLVGELMNSGGITKRLINFASVTIGSIRGGLAYVNVAANMFLASIVGSANAQTAIMSRTIVPEMEKKGYSRDFSSALTAASSIVGPLIPPSMPFIIYGVVAGQSIGSLFIAGIIPGLLFALAFSILIYFISIKRDFPKEERAGYGTILKTFGSVIPALSIPILVIWGILAGVFTPTESAAFAVLIALISGMFIYKELKIKDLPKILINTVLTSATVTFLVATSNIFGWVLTFEQVPQMIASAILGFAESPLVFLLLVNVILLVVGMFIDGLAALILLVPILLPIALQYGIDPIHFGLIMVINLTLGLMTPPVGTVLFITSSLADVKYEKLLKALVPFLVVSFIVLLIITYFPQISMFLIN; translated from the coding sequence ATGTTTAACACGGCTTTGTTTTTTATACTACTTTTCTTAGGTGTGCCGATTGCATTTGTTTTAGGTATTAGTTCCATTATCTATATCGTGACAACAGGCAATGTCGGTATTTTAAATTCTCTTCCACAAAGAATGTTTAACGGGGTACAAAATTTTGGGTTGTTAGCTATCCCTATGTTCGTACTTGTTGGTGAACTCATGAATTCAGGTGGGATTACGAAACGTTTAATCAACTTTGCCTCTGTAACGATCGGTTCCATTCGAGGAGGGTTAGCCTATGTCAACGTAGCGGCTAACATGTTTTTAGCATCGATTGTTGGATCGGCAAACGCGCAAACAGCGATTATGAGTCGAACGATCGTTCCTGAGATGGAGAAGAAAGGGTATTCAAGGGATTTCAGTTCAGCTTTAACAGCCGCTTCATCGATTGTTGGCCCTTTAATTCCGCCGAGTATGCCATTTATTATTTATGGGGTTGTCGCAGGACAATCGATAGGAAGTTTATTCATCGCTGGTATTATTCCAGGTCTCTTGTTTGCATTGGCGTTTTCTATCCTTATTTATTTCATTTCCATCAAGAGAGATTTTCCAAAAGAAGAACGGGCCGGTTATGGGACGATTCTGAAAACCTTTGGGTCGGTCATTCCCGCGCTAAGTATCCCAATTCTAGTCATTTGGGGAATACTTGCAGGCGTTTTTACACCAACAGAATCTGCTGCATTCGCTGTATTAATTGCCTTAATATCTGGGATGTTTATTTATAAAGAGTTAAAGATTAAAGATCTCCCTAAAATACTGATCAATACTGTATTAACATCAGCAACGGTGACGTTTCTTGTGGCAACATCTAATATTTTCGGTTGGGTTCTTACGTTTGAACAAGTTCCACAAATGATTGCTAGTGCTATTTTAGGCTTTGCAGAAAGTCCACTTGTATTTTTATTATTAGTAAACGTTATTTTACTCGTTGTAGGGATGTTCATTGATGGGCTTGCGGCTCTTATTCTTTTAGTTCCTATCTTGTTACCGATCGCCTTGCAATATGGCATAGATCCAATCCATTTCGGTTTAATCATGGTTATCAATTTAACACTAGGGTTAATGACTCCACCAGTTGGTACTGTGTTATTTATTACTTCATCCCTAGCAGATGTTAAATATGAAAAACTATTAAAAGCGTTAGTTCCATTTTTAGTTGTATCTTTTATCGTGTTACTAATTATCACGTATTTCCCGCAAATTTCAATGTTTTTAATTAATTAA
- a CDS encoding FAD synthetase family protein codes for MKVTYLSYPFKNPIHFVESSIAIGNFDGIHKGHQKVIKTAIEKSKKYQLQSGVMTFYPHPKEVLGKTGVTSITPLEDKLRIFGELGVDVCYVVEFNEAFAKITKDMFIHDFLIPLKVLAVTVGFDFHFGRFGQGNPEDFITAKRFLSVDIIESIDANHEKISSTNIRSLIKSGGIEHANFMLGRNHKIRCEPVEVYERNRLMNISHYSLKCKVSQGFAFPKSGSYTTIIKKSNEILWGIASFSNVENESDQSDLEMMELDIVGDLDFTKPYLEVYLLQRVNVSVDTEIKQRYINFVYEEHLSMRV; via the coding sequence GTGAAAGTAACATACCTTTCTTACCCATTCAAAAATCCTATTCATTTTGTTGAGTCTTCCATTGCGATCGGAAATTTTGATGGAATTCACAAAGGTCACCAAAAGGTCATAAAAACGGCCATCGAAAAATCGAAGAAATATCAGCTTCAGTCGGGGGTTATGACGTTTTATCCGCATCCAAAAGAAGTTTTGGGTAAAACGGGTGTCACAAGCATTACTCCACTAGAAGACAAACTAAGAATTTTTGGAGAACTAGGAGTCGATGTTTGTTATGTTGTGGAATTCAATGAAGCTTTCGCAAAAATTACAAAAGATATGTTTATTCATGATTTCTTAATTCCCCTTAAGGTCTTAGCGGTAACTGTAGGATTTGACTTTCATTTTGGAAGGTTTGGACAAGGAAATCCAGAAGATTTTATTACGGCTAAGCGCTTTTTGTCAGTAGATATTATTGAATCGATTGATGCAAATCATGAAAAAATATCGAGCACTAATATAAGGAGCTTGATAAAAAGTGGCGGAATTGAACACGCAAATTTTATGTTAGGAAGGAATCACAAAATTAGATGTGAGCCCGTTGAAGTTTATGAGAGAAATCGATTGATGAATATTAGTCACTATTCGTTAAAATGCAAAGTAAGTCAAGGGTTTGCCTTCCCGAAATCAGGTAGTTATACGACAATTATTAAGAAGTCAAATGAAATCCTTTGGGGAATTGCATCATTTTCAAATGTTGAAAATGAAAGTGACCAGTCTGATTTGGAAATGATGGAGTTGGATATTGTAGGAGATTTGGACTTCACTAAACCTTATTTAGAGGTATATCTATTACAAAGAGTAAATGTATCGGTTGATACTGAAATCAAGCAGCGCTATATCAATTTTGTCTATGAAGAGCATTTAAGTATGCGTGTATAG
- a CDS encoding GntR family transcriptional regulator: MSEFNLRPIHKEETTKERVYRQIKEAILKGDITDNQFFTETQLADSLNISRTPVREALQNLMKESLIVSTPRKGFKVKTITPKEQEEILLLRKSIETKTIEQLARQITEEQLAYFKELRAKQIKAMKANDNLTFIEIDQEFHLSIVRFIGYQLIEEILLNLHELTRLIGLKAIKKYGRMDEVIEEHRKIISALEQGEATLAANLMYEHLTATGESLDEIIAE; the protein is encoded by the coding sequence ATGAGCGAATTTAATTTAAGACCCATTCATAAAGAAGAAACAACCAAAGAGAGAGTGTATAGGCAAATCAAAGAGGCTATTTTAAAGGGCGATATTACGGATAATCAGTTTTTTACTGAAACGCAGTTGGCTGATTCCCTAAATATTTCTCGGACTCCTGTACGGGAAGCACTACAAAATTTAATGAAAGAAAGTTTAATTGTATCAACGCCTCGAAAAGGTTTTAAAGTGAAAACCATCACGCCAAAAGAGCAGGAAGAAATATTACTGCTTCGAAAGTCGATTGAAACGAAAACCATCGAACAATTGGCAAGGCAAATTACGGAAGAACAATTAGCCTACTTTAAAGAACTAAGAGCCAAGCAAATCAAAGCAATGAAGGCCAATGATAATTTAACCTTCATTGAAATCGATCAAGAATTTCACTTATCCATCGTTCGCTTTATTGGCTATCAATTAATTGAAGAGATTTTACTTAACTTACATGAACTTACGCGATTAATAGGGTTGAAAGCGATTAAAAAATACGGAAGAATGGATGAGGTAATAGAAGAACATCGCAAAATTATTTCTGCATTAGAACAAGGCGAAGCCACATTAGCGGCTAATTTAATGTATGAGCATCTTACCGCCACTGGGGAATCTTTAGATGAGATTATTGCCGAATAG
- a CDS encoding tetratricopeptide repeat protein, with product MWTAIFALLFLLSIVAIVIGLIRPRWVIRWGDQQRKTRKKVLITYSISAIVLLFLVGFTAPELTEEQKLERSFELLASAQTQMEENKYERAVRSLERALSYNLELKEAEELLSNLHTLIEEQEQLQLAEEEFKNQLKEVERYIKDKKYGEALTELELILENHPEEEKVISLIAEVHQYIEKENKLQVENALKELVKEAESKIKSKKYNEAEQLLQTVLEENDQIEEAHQLLAKIADIKATEEAKEEEAKKAVEEKRAREEERKEEKERQAQLKKEKEQEKEKELEKKRAEEKKAQEKAASQKQQEQKSDASEVNEEYYSVKSDDYDGREYIYNVPPVYTELGLVFSYFSVSQTSGFFRGDRHVVSFYVYNESNWPQEITNGMVALKKHNGNTVWPVGGTIQNDTGNYIGLTLMSGDWAYVEIEFSIHEETLHGYSLYLPLNTGTMIPLLYF from the coding sequence GTGTGGACAGCTATTTTTGCATTACTATTCCTACTCTCAATCGTCGCTATTGTCATTGGTTTAATTCGCCCCAGGTGGGTTATTCGTTGGGGGGACCAACAGCGGAAAACTAGAAAAAAAGTTTTAATAACATACAGTATTTCAGCAATAGTCCTCCTTTTCTTAGTAGGGTTTACCGCTCCAGAATTAACAGAAGAGCAAAAGCTAGAGCGATCATTTGAACTGCTAGCAAGTGCACAGACGCAAATGGAGGAGAATAAATATGAAAGGGCAGTCAGGAGCTTAGAACGAGCGCTCTCCTATAACCTGGAACTTAAAGAAGCAGAAGAACTCCTCTCAAATCTTCATACATTGATCGAAGAACAAGAACAATTACAACTTGCAGAAGAGGAATTTAAAAACCAATTAAAAGAAGTTGAGCGCTACATAAAAGATAAAAAATATGGAGAAGCTCTAACCGAACTAGAACTGATCTTAGAAAATCATCCTGAAGAGGAAAAAGTCATTTCGTTAATCGCTGAAGTTCACCAATATATCGAGAAAGAAAATAAACTTCAGGTAGAAAACGCACTGAAAGAGCTCGTCAAAGAAGCAGAAAGTAAAATAAAAAGCAAGAAGTATAATGAAGCTGAACAATTATTACAGACCGTACTAGAAGAAAATGACCAAATTGAAGAAGCGCATCAATTACTTGCCAAAATCGCTGACATCAAAGCTACAGAAGAGGCAAAAGAAGAAGAGGCAAAAAAAGCGGTGGAAGAAAAAAGAGCGAGAGAAGAAGAGCGAAAAGAAGAAAAAGAGAGACAAGCCCAACTCAAAAAAGAAAAAGAACAAGAAAAAGAAAAAGAACTAGAGAAAAAAAGAGCGGAAGAAAAGAAGGCACAAGAAAAAGCAGCAAGCCAAAAACAACAAGAACAAAAATCAGATGCGTCTGAAGTCAACGAGGAATACTATTCAGTAAAAAGCGATGACTATGATGGCAGAGAATATATATACAATGTACCTCCCGTCTATACAGAACTTGGACTGGTATTTTCCTACTTTAGTGTGAGCCAAACAAGTGGCTTCTTCCGAGGTGACCGTCATGTTGTCAGCTTCTATGTTTATAATGAAAGTAATTGGCCTCAAGAAATTACTAATGGAATGGTAGCGTTGAAAAAGCATAACGGAAATACGGTTTGGCCAGTTGGCGGGACTATCCAAAACGATACAGGCAATTATATCGGGTTAACACTGATGAGTGGCGATTGGGCTTATGTTGAAATTGAGTTCAGTATTCATGAAGAAACGTTACACGGATACTCACTTTACTTACCGCTAAATACAGGAACAATGATCCCTTTATTGTATTTTTAA
- a CDS encoding MORN repeat-containing protein, translated as MISILFVLTILTLILLIVGQIKPKLIFRQSVGTSKYPRLRVLLLVGSTFILLLLATITFGIHWSIFILAVSLCTSLIFFLFLLLGLVSPSLVLRKALKKTRWAVIKIHGLSFVVSIILFVFAGLVMDRVEESNSPISMASYVGERVNGEKHGQGVLANSFESYTGEWKNDLRDGTGTESFKLGSLLQGFYDGEWKDDQKEGYGVESTQVLWMTSKYEGDWKNGKRHGAGEFTDRNGNIYSGQWKEGQPSGEGEFILTNGERYVCEVEGFKRHGYGTLTNKDGSIEEGQWENDRLVEE; from the coding sequence ATGATTTCTATCCTATTTGTTCTTACTATTCTTACTTTAATCCTTCTTATCGTCGGTCAGATTAAGCCGAAACTTATTTTCAGACAATCTGTTGGTACAAGCAAATACCCAAGATTACGAGTATTACTTTTGGTTGGATCGACGTTTATCTTACTATTACTCGCTACGATAACGTTTGGAATACATTGGAGTATTTTTATTTTGGCGGTCTCCTTATGTACGTCTCTTATATTTTTCTTATTTTTGCTGTTAGGATTAGTTTCACCTTCACTGGTGCTAAGAAAGGCGCTAAAAAAAACGCGCTGGGCGGTTATTAAAATTCATGGTTTATCCTTTGTTGTTTCTATTATTCTATTTGTTTTTGCTGGCCTCGTTATGGATCGCGTAGAGGAAAGTAATTCTCCGATATCAATGGCTAGCTATGTAGGAGAAAGAGTAAATGGAGAAAAACACGGGCAAGGCGTACTAGCAAATTCTTTTGAGAGTTATACAGGCGAATGGAAAAACGATTTGAGAGACGGAACGGGTACTGAGAGTTTTAAATTAGGTTCTCTGCTCCAAGGCTTTTATGATGGGGAATGGAAAGACGATCAAAAAGAAGGTTATGGTGTAGAAAGCACTCAAGTTTTATGGATGACGAGTAAATACGAAGGGGACTGGAAAAACGGTAAACGACATGGCGCTGGTGAGTTCACCGATAGAAACGGTAATATCTACTCTGGTCAATGGAAGGAAGGGCAGCCTTCTGGTGAAGGAGAATTCATACTAACGAATGGAGAACGGTATGTTTGCGAAGTCGAAGGTTTTAAACGACATGGCTATGGGACGTTAACGAATAAAGATGGTTCAATTGAAGAAGGGCAGTGGGAAAATGATCGACTGGTTGAAGAATAA